A single region of the Desulfobaculum xiamenense genome encodes:
- a CDS encoding response regulator, translating into MGIRVVIADDHKVFLEGLCSLIHEEDDMEVVGQAADGLELLDMVERLRPDVVVTDISMPGLNGLDAAQRIAESHPQVRVVALSMHRDKQFVREMLRNNAKGFLLKECCFDELAEAIRFAMRGELYLSRPLKEFVVQDYVAGLRGPDDAAPCALSGREREVLQMIAEGHSTRDIAEILHISVKTVETYRRQIMTKTNIKTVAGLTKYAIREGLTSV; encoded by the coding sequence ATGGGCATCAGGGTAGTCATCGCCGACGACCACAAGGTCTTTCTGGAGGGGTTGTGCTCCCTCATCCACGAGGAAGATGACATGGAGGTCGTGGGGCAGGCCGCGGACGGGCTTGAACTGCTGGACATGGTGGAGCGCCTGCGCCCCGACGTGGTGGTCACGGACATCAGCATGCCCGGCCTCAACGGGCTGGACGCGGCCCAGCGCATCGCCGAGTCGCACCCGCAGGTGCGGGTGGTCGCGCTGTCCATGCACAGGGACAAGCAGTTCGTGCGCGAGATGCTGCGCAACAACGCCAAGGGCTTTCTGCTCAAGGAGTGCTGTTTCGACGAACTGGCCGAGGCCATCCGCTTCGCCATGCGCGGAGAGTTGTATCTGAGCCGTCCGCTCAAGGAATTTGTGGTGCAGGACTATGTGGCCGGGCTGCGCGGGCCGGACGACGCCGCGCCGTGCGCGCTCTCCGGGCGCGAACGCGAGGTGCTCCAGATGATCGCCGAGGGGCATTCCACGCGCGACATCGCCGAAATCCTGCACATCAGCGTGAAGACCGTCGAAACCTATCGGCGGCAGATCATGACCAAGACCAACATCAAGACCGTTGCCGGGCTGACCAAGTACGCCATCCGCGAGGGGCTGACCTCCGTGTAG
- a CDS encoding PAS domain-containing sensor histidine kinase, protein MKTFFEGLKPFPFRRAWLARLFLFCAVLGVASLAPVESCAADDGAQPWTIRQLLCGNPALFLGGALVTVLLVGLRNRALKRDVRRRTRQMHLELAERKVAERNLTKSKEHLQSIFYATQSLYYVFDEFGVCLDVITSRGDLLDHCHVVSPVGRRLDELFVEPLAGRMVQKLKTALDCGALQVLEYEVRRGERSLWFEGRVMPLSEGRCGPRKVVWISQDITSAKRSMEDIRALSSQLALTEERQRRIIAVELHDSLGQILATSKIKLCLIRKRLQDEKQKALFADLEGQIDSAINLTRTLVWELSPPTLYTLGLVPAVEWLGEKFSAEYGLRFSVRDELTLGISDHGLKVLLFRVVRELMTNVIKHAQAREASVLFSNDAHRLNVFVRDDGVGLGDVARTRSGFQRGFGLLTIQESVRHMGGDVAITPGSGRGTVVHVWVPV, encoded by the coding sequence ATGAAGACGTTTTTCGAGGGGTTAAAGCCTTTTCCGTTTCGGCGCGCATGGCTTGCCCGCCTGTTCCTTTTCTGCGCCGTGCTTGGTGTTGCCAGCCTCGCGCCGGTTGAGTCCTGTGCGGCCGACGACGGTGCGCAGCCGTGGACGATCCGGCAGCTCTTGTGTGGCAATCCCGCGCTTTTTTTGGGCGGGGCGCTGGTGACTGTCCTGCTCGTCGGCCTGCGCAACCGTGCCCTCAAGCGCGACGTGCGCCGCCGGACCCGCCAGATGCATCTGGAGCTTGCCGAGCGCAAGGTGGCCGAGCGCAACCTGACCAAGAGCAAGGAACACCTGCAATCCATCTTCTATGCCACCCAGAGCCTGTATTATGTCTTCGACGAGTTCGGCGTCTGTCTTGATGTGATCACCTCGCGTGGGGACCTGCTGGACCATTGCCACGTCGTGTCGCCCGTTGGGCGGCGGCTGGACGAGCTGTTTGTGGAGCCGCTTGCGGGCAGAATGGTGCAGAAGCTCAAGACCGCACTGGATTGCGGGGCGTTGCAGGTCCTCGAATACGAGGTGCGCCGGGGTGAGCGTTCCCTGTGGTTCGAGGGCCGCGTGATGCCGCTCTCGGAAGGGCGTTGCGGACCGCGCAAGGTCGTGTGGATTTCGCAGGATATCACCAGTGCCAAGCGGAGCATGGAGGATATCCGCGCCCTGTCGAGCCAACTGGCGCTGACCGAGGAGCGCCAGCGGCGGATCATCGCCGTGGAGTTGCACGATAGCCTCGGGCAGATTCTCGCGACGTCGAAAATCAAGCTGTGCCTCATCCGCAAGCGTCTGCAAGACGAGAAACAGAAGGCGCTGTTCGCCGACCTCGAAGGGCAGATCGACAGCGCCATCAACCTGACCCGGACGCTGGTCTGGGAACTCAGCCCGCCGACGCTGTACACGCTGGGGCTGGTGCCCGCCGTGGAATGGCTGGGCGAGAAATTTTCGGCCGAGTACGGCCTGCGTTTTTCCGTGCGTGACGAGCTGACCCTCGGCATCTCGGATCACGGGCTGAAGGTGCTCCTGTTTCGCGTGGTGCGCGAACTCATGACCAACGTCATCAAGCATGCGCAGGCGCGGGAGGCCTCTGTCCTGTTTTCCAACGACGCTCACCGGCTGAATGTCTTCGTGCGCGACGACGGCGTGGGGCTTGGGGATGTGGCGCGCACTCGTAGTGGATTCCAGCGCGGATTCGGCCTGCTGACCATTCAGGAATCCGTGCGGCACATGGGGGGCGACGTGGCCATCACGCCCGGTTCCGGACGGGGGACCGTGGTCCACGTGTGGGTTCCGGTGTAG
- a CDS encoding aldehyde ferredoxin oxidoreductase N-terminal domain-containing protein: MRILRINTRTRTFAFESASPLGGLGGRALTARIIATEVVPDSHPLSAANRLVLAAGILSGTSAASSGRISVGAKSPLTGGMKESNAGGQFARHMARLGLRAIIIEDKPESPAAPCILHISAHSVEFRDAAELSGLRSYAAQERLCALYGPHAVSALIGPAGEQCLKAATIQFSDSDGLPSRAAGCGGMGAVMGSKGIKAIVLNDDGDEHAPVADPEAFRAARREWAGILHDQPAPDAASPSFGTAALADLLGLSNHEEPRHRIEPFEGASRICGETLAEAIDAHGASTRRGCHSGCVIQCSRIFTDANGAFVTSGHPHETIWRFGADLLIGDLDIVARMDRACDELGLDSLEMARTLAIAMEAGLIMWGDGPAALRMLLRVDADEQLGRMLGNGAAFAAAAFGVTRLPSLDTLRIAKGDPRAAKKRERIHPAAGPASTDTTVASIASDDTLGHDPHIATAAADSLGLCIFVAFAVMRDPRGLPCMARMLTALTGSEWTEERLKALGADCLSDERNFNERAGADAGAATDAHHHSVATDGTPWRKNQ, encoded by the coding sequence ATGAGAATCCTGCGCATCAACACCCGCACCCGCACATTCGCCTTCGAGTCGGCCTCGCCCCTCGGCGGCCTCGGCGGGCGCGCCCTCACCGCCCGTATCATCGCAACGGAGGTCGTGCCGGACAGCCATCCGCTGTCTGCGGCAAACAGACTGGTCCTCGCGGCGGGCATCCTGTCGGGCACCAGCGCGGCAAGCTCTGGACGCATATCCGTGGGCGCGAAATCGCCCCTCACCGGCGGCATGAAGGAAAGTAATGCTGGCGGCCAATTCGCCCGCCACATGGCGCGCCTGGGCCTGCGGGCCATCATCATCGAAGACAAGCCGGAATCCCCTGCCGCGCCATGCATCCTGCACATCTCGGCCCACAGCGTCGAATTCCGCGACGCAGCCGAGCTGTCCGGCCTGCGCAGCTACGCGGCGCAAGAGCGCCTATGCGCGCTCTACGGTCCGCACGCAGTTTCCGCGCTCATCGGACCGGCCGGGGAACAGTGCTTGAAGGCCGCAACGATCCAGTTTTCGGATTCGGACGGTCTCCCCTCGCGCGCGGCAGGGTGCGGCGGCATGGGCGCGGTGATGGGCAGCAAAGGCATCAAGGCCATCGTCCTCAACGACGACGGCGACGAGCATGCGCCAGTGGCCGACCCGGAGGCCTTCCGCGCGGCGCGCCGGGAATGGGCCGGCATCCTGCACGACCAGCCCGCGCCCGACGCGGCCAGCCCCAGTTTTGGCACGGCCGCCCTCGCGGACCTGCTCGGCCTGTCGAACCACGAGGAACCGCGCCATCGCATCGAACCCTTCGAAGGCGCATCCCGCATCTGCGGCGAAACGCTGGCCGAGGCCATCGACGCGCACGGCGCATCGACCCGGCGCGGCTGCCACTCCGGCTGCGTGATCCAATGCTCGCGCATATTCACCGACGCCAACGGCGCATTCGTCACCAGCGGCCATCCGCACGAAACCATCTGGCGCTTCGGCGCGGATCTGCTCATCGGCGATCTGGACATCGTGGCCCGCATGGATCGCGCCTGCGACGAGCTGGGCCTCGACTCCCTCGAAATGGCCCGCACCCTCGCCATCGCCATGGAGGCCGGGCTAATCATGTGGGGAGACGGCCCCGCCGCCCTGCGCATGCTCCTACGCGTCGACGCCGACGAACAACTGGGGCGCATGCTCGGCAACGGCGCAGCATTCGCGGCGGCGGCATTCGGCGTCACGCGGCTCCCGTCCCTCGACACCCTGCGCATTGCGAAGGGCGATCCACGAGCCGCCAAAAAGCGCGAACGCATCCACCCTGCCGCAGGCCCAGCCTCTACCGACACCACCGTCGCAAGCATCGCCTCCGACGACACCCTCGGCCACGACCCGCACATCGCCACCGCTGCGGCGGACTCGCTGGGGCTGTGCATCTTCGTGGCCTTCGCCGTCATGCGCGATCCGCGCGGCCTGCCATGCATGGCCCGCATGCTTACCGCGCTCACGGGTTCCGAATGGACCGAGGAGCGCCTGAAGGCCCTGGGTGCGGACTGCCTCTCCGACGAAAGAAATTTCAACGAACGGGCCGGCGCGGACGCCGGTGCCGCCACCGACGCTCACCATCATTCCGTCGCCACCGACGGCACTCCATGGAGGAAAAACCAATGA
- a CDS encoding aldehyde ferredoxin oxidoreductase family protein: protein MKILRINTRERTFAFEEMGDYAGLGGRALTSRVIRTEVPADAHPLSKENKLVFAPGLLSGTMAANSGRISVGGKSPLTGTIKESNSGGMLSQKLAKLGLGAVILEDKPEQTAAFAAIRIHKDGVEFFDAPDRGGKDNYEYQTVLNDFFGGKCTVALIGTAGEQCLQTATIQFTDPYGNPARSAGRGGMGAVMGSKRVRCIAVDSTNADEIDYADKEAFKAANRRWTEILKTHPVTGQGLAGFGTAILVNIINEAGALPTQNFRRGQFEHAADVSGEKMSELIEKRGGKVHEGCHPGCVMHCSQRYVDEKGNYVTSGFEYETLWGFGPNSLIHDLDLIAAMDRLCDEKGIDTIEMGNTVAMAMEGGLIPWGDGPAAYELLKKVGTADPLGRIIGNGTGFTAAALGVDRVPVVKNQALPAYDPRAVKGVGVTYATNPMGGDHTAGYAVCQNILKVGGDVDALKSEGNVELSKNLQIATAAIDASGMCLFVAFAVLDTPDAMQVMCDLLNARFGGSITPDDVLALGVQTLKDEHSFNADAGFTKHDDQLPRWFREALPPHNVTWDYTEDDLQAAKTFN, encoded by the coding sequence ATGAAGATTCTGCGCATCAACACCCGCGAACGCACCTTCGCATTCGAAGAGATGGGCGACTACGCAGGCCTCGGCGGCCGCGCCCTGACGTCCCGCGTCATCCGCACCGAAGTCCCCGCGGACGCGCATCCCCTGTCCAAGGAGAACAAGCTCGTCTTCGCGCCGGGCCTGCTCTCCGGCACCATGGCCGCCAACTCCGGGCGCATCTCCGTGGGCGGCAAGTCCCCGCTCACCGGCACCATCAAGGAATCCAACTCCGGCGGCATGCTCTCCCAGAAGCTCGCCAAGCTCGGCCTCGGTGCCGTCATCCTCGAAGACAAGCCCGAGCAGACCGCAGCCTTCGCCGCCATCCGCATCCACAAGGACGGCGTGGAGTTCTTCGACGCTCCCGACCGCGGTGGCAAGGACAACTACGAGTACCAGACCGTGCTGAACGACTTCTTCGGCGGCAAGTGCACCGTGGCGCTCATCGGCACCGCTGGCGAGCAGTGCCTACAGACAGCCACCATCCAGTTCACCGACCCCTACGGCAACCCGGCCCGCTCCGCCGGTCGCGGTGGCATGGGCGCGGTGATGGGTTCCAAGCGCGTGCGCTGCATCGCCGTGGACAGCACCAACGCTGACGAGATCGACTACGCCGACAAGGAGGCCTTCAAGGCCGCCAACCGCCGCTGGACCGAAATCCTCAAGACCCACCCCGTCACCGGGCAGGGACTGGCCGGATTCGGCACCGCCATCCTCGTCAACATCATCAACGAGGCGGGCGCACTGCCCACCCAGAACTTCCGGCGCGGTCAGTTCGAGCACGCCGCCGACGTCTCCGGCGAGAAGATGTCCGAACTCATCGAAAAGCGCGGTGGCAAGGTCCACGAGGGCTGCCACCCCGGCTGCGTCATGCACTGCTCCCAGCGCTACGTGGACGAGAAGGGCAACTACGTGACCTCGGGCTTCGAGTACGAAACCCTGTGGGGCTTCGGCCCGAACTCCCTCATCCACGACCTCGACCTCATCGCCGCCATGGACCGCCTGTGCGACGAAAAGGGCATCGACACCATCGAGATGGGCAACACCGTGGCCATGGCCATGGAGGGTGGACTCATCCCGTGGGGCGACGGCCCGGCGGCCTACGAGCTGCTGAAGAAGGTCGGCACCGCTGATCCGCTCGGCCGCATCATCGGCAACGGCACGGGCTTCACCGCCGCAGCCCTCGGCGTGGACCGCGTGCCCGTGGTCAAGAATCAGGCCCTGCCCGCCTACGACCCTCGCGCCGTCAAGGGCGTGGGCGTGACCTACGCCACCAACCCCATGGGCGGCGACCACACTGCGGGATACGCCGTGTGCCAGAACATCCTCAAGGTCGGCGGCGACGTTGACGCCCTGAAGTCCGAAGGCAACGTGGAGTTGTCCAAGAACCTCCAGATCGCCACGGCGGCCATCGACGCCTCGGGCATGTGCCTGTTCGTGGCCTTCGCGGTCCTCGACACGCCCGACGCCATGCAGGTCATGTGCGACCTGCTCAACGCGCGCTTCGGCGGCTCCATCACCCCGGACGACGTGCTGGCCCTCGGCGTGCAGACCCTCAAGGACGAACACTCCTTCAACGCGGACGCCGGCTTTACCAAGCACGACGACCAGCTCCCCCGCTGGTTCCGCGAAGCCCTCCCGCCCCACAACGTCACCTGGGACTACACCGAGGACGACCTCCAGGCCGCCAAGACCTTCAACTAG
- a CDS encoding class I SAM-dependent methyltransferase has product MILSDAVRKTIESGDSLNLQLGCGKRNRPGYFNLDIVPLDNVDIVADLNQPLCAFPDNSVRQIYSHQVFEHVANLMGLMEELYRVCAPGATLEISVPHFSNQYGYSDPTHVRLFGLYSMCYFVQESSQPFRRKVPDFYTHARFRLEHVHVSFYQMGQTKRNFADRLLRNNFEKRVVNRSCASLERYEKWMYRFWPAESIEYVLTVDK; this is encoded by the coding sequence ATGATTCTTTCGGATGCGGTGCGCAAGACAATCGAGTCAGGAGATTCTCTCAATCTTCAGCTCGGATGCGGAAAAAGGAACCGTCCAGGATACTTCAATCTTGATATCGTTCCTTTGGACAATGTTGATATCGTCGCTGATCTTAATCAGCCGCTGTGTGCCTTTCCTGATAACTCGGTGCGCCAAATATACAGCCATCAGGTCTTTGAGCATGTTGCCAACCTGATGGGATTGATGGAAGAGCTTTATCGGGTATGCGCCCCCGGTGCGACGCTTGAAATTAGCGTGCCGCATTTCTCGAATCAGTATGGCTACTCCGACCCGACACACGTACGCCTCTTTGGTCTGTATTCAATGTGTTATTTCGTGCAAGAGAGCAGTCAGCCTTTTCGGCGGAAGGTTCCAGATTTTTACACACATGCTCGTTTTCGTTTGGAGCATGTTCATGTTTCGTTTTATCAGATGGGACAAACGAAACGCAACTTTGCGGATAGACTCCTGCGGAATAATTTTGAAAAGCGTGTGGTGAATCGTTCCTGCGCGAGTTTGGAGCGGTATGAGAAGTGGATGTATAGGTTCTGGCCCGCAGAGTCGATAGAATATGTGCTGACTGTAGACAAGTAG
- a CDS encoding FkbM family methyltransferase: protein MALALVGDVALSVFPSPLSREQHAAGVAAMREEYGQFQFSKFDLGSLGCGQYDLGPFCSVVENDVVLDIGGCYGDTMCKFWRQAGVGGEIHVFEPVEENRRSILSVLQEMGGPGNVFVVPYGAWDCSAIADIFVDSGCSSLTGGCFERECPEFEKVKLKTIDDYVAENGLRSVDFIKMDIEGAEEKALLGASETIARYRPKLAISVYHRFDDLTRIPAVILEAFPGYRFNMRHYHRGFFETVLYAVAGR, encoded by the coding sequence ATGGCACTTGCGCTGGTTGGTGATGTCGCGTTGTCTGTTTTCCCATCGCCATTGTCTCGAGAACAACATGCGGCCGGAGTGGCCGCGATGCGCGAAGAGTATGGGCAGTTTCAATTTTCGAAATTTGATTTGGGCAGTTTGGGGTGTGGTCAATATGATCTTGGGCCTTTCTGTTCTGTCGTTGAGAATGATGTCGTTCTTGATATAGGCGGCTGTTACGGTGATACGATGTGTAAATTCTGGCGTCAGGCTGGAGTTGGTGGCGAGATTCACGTCTTTGAGCCTGTAGAGGAGAATCGGCGGAGCATCCTCTCTGTGTTGCAGGAGATGGGCGGACCTGGCAATGTTTTTGTTGTTCCGTATGGCGCTTGGGATTGCTCGGCAATAGCTGATATTTTTGTCGATTCCGGGTGCTCGTCGTTGACAGGGGGATGTTTCGAGCGGGAATGCCCCGAGTTTGAAAAAGTAAAATTGAAGACAATTGATGATTATGTTGCTGAAAATGGATTGCGATCCGTTGATTTTATAAAGATGGACATTGAAGGAGCAGAAGAAAAGGCTCTTCTTGGGGCATCGGAAACAATTGCGCGTTATAGGCCGAAGCTTGCAATATCGGTATATCATCGATTTGATGATTTGACACGTATTCCGGCCGTTATATTGGAGGCCTTTCCTGGATACCGCTTTAATATGAGGCATTATCATAGAGGTTTTTTCGAAACTGTTCTTTATGCTGTCGCGGGCAGGTAG
- a CDS encoding ABC transporter ATP-binding protein codes for MSQYNLKTIKHFGNRHLLKRCVSYFMPYKWQVIIGVLSAMVVSGTNAATAYLVKPAMDNIFVEKDETALLLVPLAFLGVIIVKSVFRFLQVYLMNYSGLCVLETLRNDMFERIIRLPMRFFEESQVGMLMSRILGDVNGIRESAPALVMCIREFISCIGLVCVVIYQDWQLAIIALLVFPVCIYPIVALGKRLRKLGRQLQVQGADINSVVQEGLSGVGTIKAFHTEAMEIEKFRKESNGIVRLSKKQILAGELSTRIMELLGGVAISGVLWYGGSRVLQGMSTPGTFFSFVTAMIMLYEPVKKINEANKTVQASLASAERVFGLLDSHEIVPEVAGGRELQLPIESMELDAVSFTYPTVDEPAIREMSLIVRSNERVALVGPSGSGKTTLVNLLPRFYDTGEGQIRLNGVPIEEYSLGSLRRNIGMVSQEPFLFNMTIRENIVYGVEGVTEEQMLAASRAAFAHEFIEGLPEGYDTVCGVHGIKLSGGQKQRITIARALIKNPALLILDEATSALDTQSERIVQKALDNLMKDRTSIVIAHRLSTVLNADRIVVMQKGRVVGVGRHDELLDSCPLYRKLYDMQFTENISDEEARRISAEE; via the coding sequence TTGTCCCAGTACAATCTGAAAACGATCAAGCACTTTGGAAACCGGCATCTTCTCAAGCGCTGCGTTTCCTATTTCATGCCCTACAAGTGGCAGGTTATCATTGGCGTTTTGTCCGCGATGGTCGTCTCCGGCACCAATGCGGCCACGGCGTATCTCGTGAAACCCGCCATGGACAACATTTTCGTCGAGAAGGACGAGACGGCGCTTCTTCTCGTTCCGCTGGCCTTTCTGGGCGTCATCATCGTCAAGAGCGTCTTCCGGTTTCTGCAGGTCTACCTGATGAACTACTCTGGCCTGTGCGTGCTGGAGACGCTGCGCAACGACATGTTCGAGCGCATCATCCGCCTGCCCATGCGTTTTTTCGAGGAAAGTCAGGTCGGCATGCTTATGTCGCGTATCCTTGGTGACGTGAACGGCATCCGCGAAAGCGCCCCCGCGCTTGTCATGTGCATTCGCGAGTTTATCTCCTGCATAGGCCTCGTGTGCGTAGTCATCTATCAGGACTGGCAGCTGGCGATCATCGCGCTTCTGGTGTTTCCCGTGTGTATCTATCCCATCGTTGCCCTTGGCAAGCGCCTGCGCAAGCTTGGCCGCCAGTTGCAGGTGCAGGGGGCGGATATCAACTCCGTGGTGCAGGAGGGCCTGAGCGGTGTCGGCACCATCAAGGCTTTCCATACGGAAGCCATGGAGATCGAGAAATTTCGCAAGGAGAGCAACGGCATCGTACGCCTCTCCAAGAAGCAGATTCTGGCTGGCGAGTTGTCCACGCGCATCATGGAGCTTCTGGGTGGCGTGGCCATCAGCGGCGTGCTGTGGTACGGCGGCAGTCGCGTGCTTCAGGGCATGTCTACGCCCGGCACGTTTTTTTCCTTCGTGACGGCCATGATCATGCTCTACGAGCCGGTCAAGAAGATCAACGAGGCCAACAAGACTGTTCAGGCGTCCCTTGCCAGCGCCGAGCGCGTGTTCGGTCTTCTCGATTCCCACGAGATCGTGCCCGAGGTGGCCGGTGGCCGGGAACTCCAGTTGCCCATCGAGAGCATGGAACTCGATGCCGTGAGCTTCACCTACCCCACGGTGGACGAACCTGCCATTCGCGAGATGTCCCTGATCGTGCGCAGCAACGAGCGCGTGGCCCTTGTCGGCCCCAGCGGCTCGGGCAAGACGACGCTGGTCAACCTGTTGCCGCGCTTCTACGATACGGGCGAGGGACAGATTCGCCTCAACGGTGTGCCCATTGAGGAATACTCGCTGGGTAGCCTGCGGCGTAACATCGGCATGGTTTCGCAGGAGCCCTTCCTGTTCAATATGACCATTCGCGAGAATATCGTATACGGCGTGGAAGGCGTGACCGAGGAGCAGATGCTCGCCGCGTCGCGAGCCGCCTTTGCCCACGAATTCATTGAGGGCTTGCCTGAAGGCTACGACACGGTCTGCGGCGTGCATGGCATCAAGCTCTCGGGCGGCCAGAAGCAGCGCATCACCATCGCCCGCGCCCTCATTAAGAATCCGGCGCTGCTCATCCTCGACGAGGCCACCAGTGCGCTCGACACGCAGTCCGAGCGCATCGTTCAGAAGGCGCTGGACAATCTCATGAAGGATCGCACCAGCATCGTCATCGCCCACCGCCTTTCAACGGTCCTCAACGCGGACCGCATCGTGGTCATGCAGAAGGGACGTGTGGTCGGCGTGGGACGCCACGACGAGCTGCTGGATTCCTGCCCGCTGTACCGCAAGCTGTACGACATGCAGTTTACGGAGAACATTAGCGACGAGGAAGCTCGAAGGATAAGTGCGGAAGAGTAG
- a CDS encoding NAD(P)/FAD-dependent oxidoreductase, with amino-acid sequence MTEAPEGAILQRDKETYAIVPRTPMGMLSPDILERLLSVVKKWDIPIVKITSGQRIALVGMKGEDVDPIWEDLGRDIGRATELCVHYVQACPGTSVCRLGVQDSLSLGAEIEKAYIGVDFPAKVKFGVSGCPLSCAEGKVRDVGITGSKKGFNLHFGGNAGNRARIADTIAEDLSREEVVALTAKLLDYYRANANKRERTARFVERVGIETIRAAVL; translated from the coding sequence GTGACCGAAGCGCCCGAGGGCGCGATTCTCCAGCGCGACAAGGAAACCTACGCCATCGTTCCCCGTACGCCCATGGGCATGCTGTCTCCGGACATTCTGGAGCGCCTGCTCAGCGTGGTGAAGAAGTGGGACATCCCCATCGTCAAGATCACCTCTGGCCAGCGTATCGCCCTTGTGGGCATGAAGGGCGAGGACGTCGACCCCATCTGGGAGGATCTCGGCCGCGACATCGGCCGTGCCACGGAGCTGTGCGTCCATTACGTGCAGGCCTGTCCCGGCACCTCGGTGTGTCGCCTTGGCGTGCAGGATTCGCTCTCGCTTGGCGCGGAGATCGAGAAGGCCTACATCGGTGTGGATTTTCCGGCCAAGGTGAAGTTCGGCGTGTCGGGCTGCCCGTTGAGCTGTGCTGAGGGCAAGGTGCGCGATGTGGGCATTACCGGCAGCAAGAAGGGGTTCAATCTCCATTTCGGCGGCAACGCTGGCAACAGGGCGCGCATTGCCGACACCATCGCCGAGGACCTCTCGCGCGAGGAGGTCGTGGCGCTGACCGCCAAACTTCTCGATTACTACCGCGCCAACGCCAACAAGCGCGAGCGCACCGCGCGTTTCGTGGAGCGTGTGGGCATAGAGACCATCCGCGCCGCCGTGCTGTAG
- a CDS encoding cupin domain-containing protein, which produces MTQEHLIRNIPFAETLETEGLVEYAPGQVVSRTLARRDTVNITVFAFDAGESISTHSAPGDALVQVLAGEAVVTIDGVDHAIGTGQCIVMPANIPHGVRAEKRFKMLLTVVKP; this is translated from the coding sequence ATGACGCAGGAACATCTCATCAGGAATATTCCCTTCGCGGAAACTCTGGAAACCGAGGGGCTGGTCGAATATGCTCCGGGGCAGGTCGTCAGCCGCACCCTTGCGCGGCGCGATACGGTGAATATCACGGTCTTCGCCTTCGATGCCGGCGAGAGCATCAGCACCCACAGCGCTCCCGGCGACGCGCTGGTGCAGGTGCTGGCCGGAGAGGCCGTCGTGACCATCGACGGCGTGGACCATGCAATCGGAACCGGGCAGTGCATTGTCATGCCCGCCAACATTCCCCACGGCGTGCGGGCCGAGAAGCGTTTCAAGATGCTGCTCACCGTGGTCAAGCCGTAG
- a CDS encoding YajQ family cyclic di-GMP-binding protein: protein MPSFDIVNQVDMQEIDNAVNNVVKEVATRYDFRGVTTEITLNKKDKNIHVVTGDEMKIKAIREMLISHFVRRKVDPKCLQFKDFEPTSMGQLKQDIAIEEGISKETAQKIVKLIKDMKLKKIQPAIQDDQVRVTAKQIDDLQAVIQMLNEQELDVALQYVNMKR, encoded by the coding sequence ATGCCGTCTTTCGACATCGTGAATCAGGTCGACATGCAGGAAATCGACAACGCCGTGAACAACGTTGTGAAGGAAGTGGCCACGCGCTACGACTTCCGCGGCGTAACCACCGAGATCACCCTGAACAAGAAGGACAAGAACATCCACGTCGTGACCGGCGACGAGATGAAGATCAAGGCCATCCGCGAAATGCTCATCAGCCATTTCGTCCGCCGCAAGGTCGATCCCAAGTGCCTCCAGTTCAAGGATTTCGAGCCGACCTCCATGGGCCAGCTCAAGCAGGACATCGCCATCGAAGAGGGCATCTCCAAGGAGACCGCCCAGAAGATCGTGAAGCTCATCAAGGACATGAAGCTCAAGAAAATCCAGCCCGCGATCCAGGACGATCAGGTCCGCGTGACCGCCAAGCAGATCGACGACCTGCAGGCCGTCATCCAGATGCTCAACGAGCAGGAACTGGACGTGGCCCTTCAGTACGTCAACATGAAGCGCTAG